A window of Tripterygium wilfordii isolate XIE 37 chromosome 7, ASM1340144v1, whole genome shotgun sequence contains these coding sequences:
- the LOC120002654 gene encoding receptor-like protein kinase FERONIA: MSFILLFICNLILLISAKNSPYVPADSIVRICCIPISDRRIPQPKFLLSNTSRVSIMDPDIPNACMSHNQVNYTFPVSPGPKFIRLHFYPVLYSDLNISKALFTASVGQFTLFRTSKSSYSRENFDADYNMKEYIVNIDGQALNITFTPSSDYSDTYGFVNRIDVVSMPLNLYIRDVRIPVVDYPPQFYMRNFTALETIYRLNVGGEFISPEDDTGMSRSWSTDDGYLNFNEIHAKTLKSNVAIKYSSQVQAYTAPAEIYATARTVTPNSNMTWSLPLDSSFCYLIRLHFCEIAEDYKEDLDRVFRVYIGNETNELQADVIHLNQGRGVPIFRDYVVNFSRHSESIQLLHVAILGNSSTGLRYDEGILNGLEIFRLSDHSNNLAGSNPFAAKKALQSSFKDPSKTVIIAFDIIVGIMVVFPVFCILILAQLPRYSYSIWGKKMFTQWQPSDDHCPCFSLNELKLATNNFSQAFLIGAGGFGKVYKGSINNGTNTVAIKRASPNSHQGLDEFKTEITLLSKLRHRHLVSLVGYCSENQEMILVYDFMCRGTLRDHLYNSKKPPLSWKLRLSICIGAARGLHYLHTGSKQLIIHCDMKTSNILLDENWVAKVSDLGISKVGPNLTTQSNAHVTTLVKGSFGYLDPEYYRRKKLTEKSDVYSFGVVLFEVLCARPAVLEVRENEEEEHEKVNLAQWVIHCYERLDQIIDPNLQGKIDPECFKTFTNVARKCLADQGNERPSMGDVLWNLELAWKQQENAELQQNRGSVKPSWRVRVDGQVIPDIDEEHCIFVDNSDRNVGVEFSDIMEPVGR; this comes from the coding sequence ATGTCTTTCATTCTCTTGTTCATCTGCAATCTCATACTCCTCATCTCTGCTAAGAATTCACCATATGTGCCAGCAGATAGCATTGTTCGCATCTGCTGCATACCTATTTCCGATAGACGGATTCCTCAACCAAAATTTCTGCTCTCAAATACATCTCGCGTGTCCATCATGGATCCTGATATTCCAAATGCTTGCATGTCTCATAACCAGGTTAATTACACATTTCCTGTCTCTCCTGGTCCTAAATTCATCCGGCTTCATTTCTATCCGGTGTTATACTCAGACTTGAACATTTCAAAAGCTTTGTTTACAGCTAGTGTTGGCCAATTCACTCTTTTCAGAACTTCCAAGTCATCTTATTCTCGAGAGAATTTTGATGCCGACTACAACATGAAGGAGTATATTGTTAACATAGATGGACAAGCACTAAATATCACATTTACTCCATCATCAGATTATTCTGACACCTACGGCTTCGTGAACCGGATCGATGTTGTTTCTATGCCTCTGAATCTCTACATACGAGATGTTCGAATCCCAGTTGTTGATTATCCTCCACAGTTTTACATGAGGAACTTCACAGCACTTGAGACAATTTACCGGTTGAATGTAGGTGGTGAATTCATCTCTCCGGAAGATGATACCGGCATGTCTCGCTCCTGGTCAACTGATGATGGCTATCTAAATTTTAATGAAATACATGCAAAAACTCTCAAATCTAATGTGGCAATCAAATACAGCTCCCAGGTTCAAGCATATACAGCACCGGCAGAGATATATGCCACAGCCAGGACGGTGACTCCTAACAGTAACATGACATGGTCATTGCCTTTGGATTCCAGTTTCTGTTACCTCATTAGGCTTCATTTCTGTGAGATCGCAGAGGATTACAAGGAAGACCTTGACAGGGTTTTTCGTGTCTACATCGGAAACGAAACCAATGAACTTCAAGCAGATGTAATCCACTTGAACCAAGGGAGAGGTGTCCCAATTTTCAGAGACTATGTTGTGAATTTCTCAAGGCATAGCGAAAGCATACAACTTCTACATGTAGCCATATTAGGTAACTCCAGTACTGGATTGAGATACGATGAGGGGATCTTAAATGGGTTGGAAATCTTCAGATTGTCTGACCACAGCAACAATCTAGCAGGTTCCAACCCATTTGCTGCAAAAAAGGCATTACAAAGTTCATTTAAAGATCCTTCAAAGACCGTGATAATTGCCTTTGATATCATCGTGGGTATCATGGTAGTTTTTCCTGTATTCTGCATTCTTATACTCGCCCAGTTGCCAAGATACTCTTACTCTATTTGGGGCAAGAAAATGTTTACACAGTGGCAACCATCAGATGATCATTGCCCCTGCTTCTCACTGAATGAGCTAAAACTAGCAACCAACAATTTTTCTCAAGCCTTTCTCATTGGTGCTGGCGGGTTTGGCAAAGTCTACAAGGGTTCCATCAACAATGGCACAAATACTGTCGCCATAAAGCGTGCAAGTCCTAATTCACACCAAGGTCTTGATGAATTTAAAACAGAAATCACCTTGCTTTCTAAGCTGCGACACCGCCATCTAGTCTCTTTAGTTGGCTATTGTTCTGAGAACCAGGAAATGATCCTTGTTTATGACTTTATGTGTCGTGGTACTCTTCGTGATCACCTCTACAACAGCAAAAAACCTCCACTTTCATGGAAGCTAAGGCTCAGTATATGCATAGGAGCTGCACGAGGACTCCACTACCTCCATACTGGCTCTAAACAGTTGATCATTCACTGCGACATGAAGACATCTAATATACTTTTAGATGAGAATTGGGTGGCTAAGGTTTCAGATTTAGGTATATCGAAGGTTGGCCCCAATTTGACAACCCAGAGTAACGCACATGTTACTACTTTAGTGAAAGGTAGTTTTGGATACTTAGATCCAGAATACTATCGGCGAAAGAAATTGACAGAGAAATCAGATGTCTACTCATTCGGTGTCGTACTATTTGAGGTACTTTGTGCTAGGCCTGCTGTGCTAGAAGTGAGGGAGAATGAGGAAGAGGAGCATGAGAAGGTGAATTTGGCACAGTGGGTTATACATTGCTATGAGAGACTAGATCAGATCATCGACCCAAACCTACAGGGAAAGATTGACCCAGAATGTTTCAAAACATTCACCAATGTAGCAAGGAAATGTTTGGCTGATCAAGGAAATGAACGGCCTTCCATGGGTGATGTATTGTGGAATTTGGAGCTGGCATGGAAGCAGCAAGAGAATGCAGAACTACAACAGAACCGAGGGTCCGTTAAGCCTAGTTGGAGGGTCAGGGTGGACGGACAAGTGATCCCAGATATTGATGAAGAACACTgcatttttgttgataattctGATCGGAACGTAGGAGTAGAATTTTCTGATATCATGGAACCAGTTGGACGTTGA
- the LOC120003140 gene encoding receptor-like protein kinase FERONIA gives MFFILLSICNLIVISAKNSPYVPAENLGFFCNKPSPDRWFPPHFQSKFLLSNTSRVSIKDPKDPDIPKACIFHNQFNYTLSVSPGPKFIRLHFYPVSYSGLNISKALFTASVGQFTLFRTSKSSYSGENFDAEYTNKEYIVNIDGQALNITFTPSSDYSDTYGFVNQIDVVSMPLNLYIRDVRIPVVDYPSQFYMRNFTALETIYRLNVGGGFIFPEDDTGMSRSWSTDDGYLNLNETDAKTLKSKVAINYSSQVQAYTAPAEIYATARTVTPNSNMTWSLPLDSSFCYLIRLHFCEIAKDYKVDRVFRVYIGNKTNELQADIIHLNQGRGVPVFRDYVVNFSRHSESIQLLHVAIIGNSCTGFGYDEAILNGLEIFRLSDHSNNLAGSNPFAAKKELQSSLEDPSNTMRIALDIILGIMVFFTVFCILIHTQLPRYSYSIWRKKMFTQWQPSDHCPCFSLNELKLATNNFSQAFLIGAGGFGKVYRGSVNNGTHTVAIKRASPNSHQGLDEFKTEITLLSNLRHRHLVSLVGYCSENKEMILVYDFMPRGTLRDQLYKSKKPPLSWKLRLSICIGAARGLHYLHTGSKHMIIHRDVKTSNILLDKNWVAKVSDLGISKVGPNLTTQSNAHVTTLVKGSFGYLDPEYYRRKKLTEKSDVYSFGVVLFEVLCARPAVLEVRENEEEEHEKVNLAQWVIQCYERLDQIIDPNLQGKIDPECFKTFTNVARKCLADQGNERPSMGDVLWNLELAWKQQENAELQENRESVKPSWRVKVDRQVIPDINEEHCIFVNNSDHNVGEEFSDIMELVGR, from the coding sequence ATGTTTTTCATTCTCTTGTCCATCTGCAATCTCATAGTCATCTCTGCTAAGAATTCACCATATGTGCCAGCAGAAAATCTTGGTTTCTTCTGTAACAAACCTAGTCCCGATAGATGGTTTCCTCCTCACTTTCAATCAAAATTTCTGCTCTCAAATACATCTCGTGTGTCCATCAAAGATCCTAAGGATCCTGATATTCCAAAAGCTTGCATATTTCATAACCAGTTTAATTACACACTTTCTGTCTCTCCTGGTCCTAAATTCATCCGGCTTCATTTCTATCCAGTGTCATACTCAGGATTAAACATTTCAAAAGCCTTGTTTACGGCTAGTGTTGGCCAATTCACTCTTTTCAGAACTTCCAAGTCATCTTATTCTGGAGAGAATTTTGATGCTGAGTACACCAATAAGGAGTATATTGTTAACATAGACGGACAAGCACTAAATATCACATTTACTCCATCATCAGATTATTCTGATACCTACGGCTTCGTGAACCAGATCGATGTTGTTTCTATGCCTCTGAATCTCTACATACGAGATGTTCGAATCCCTGTTGTTGATTATCCTTCACAGTTTTACATGAGGAACTTCACAGCACTTGAGACAATTTACCGGCTGAATGTAGGCGGTGGATTCATCTTTCCGGAAGATGATACCGGCATGTCTCGCTCCTGGTCAACTGATGATGGTTATCTAAATTTAAATGAAACTGATGCAAAAACTCTCAAATCTAAGGTGGCAATCAACTACAGCTCCCAGGTTCAAGCATATACAGCACCGGCAGAGATCTATGCCACAGCCAGAACAGTGACTCCTAACAGTAACATGACATGGTCATTGCCTTTGGATTCCAGTTTCTGTTACCTCATTAGGCTTCATTTCTGTGAGATCGCAAAGGATTACAAGGTTGACAGGGTTTTTCGTGTCTACATCGGAAACAAAACCAATGAACTTCAAGCAGACATAATCCATTTGAATCAAGGGAGAGGTGTCCCAGTTTTCAGAGACTATGTTGTGAATTTCTCAAGGCATAGCGAAAGCATACAGCTTCTACATGTAGCTATAATAGGCAACTCCTGTACTGGATTTGGTTATGATGAGGCGATCTTAAATGGGTTGGAAATCTTCAGATTGTCTGACCACAGCAACAATCTAGCAGGTTCCAACCCATTTGCTGCAAAAAAGGAATTACAAAGTTCACTTGAAGATCCTTCAAATACCATGAGAATTGCCTTGGATATCATCTTGGGCATCATGGTATTTTTTACTGTATTCTGCATTCTTATACACACCCAGTTGCCAAGATACTCTTACTCTATTTGGCGCAAGAAAATGTTTACGCAATGGCAACCATCAGATCATTGCCCCTGCTTCTCACTGAATGAGCTAAAACTAGCAACCAACAACTTTTCTCAAGCCTTTCTCATTGGTGCTGGTGGGTTTGGGAAAGTCTATAGGGGCTCCGTCAACAATGGCACGCATACTGTCGCCATAAAGCGTGCAAGTCCTAATTCACACCAAGGTCTTGATGAATTTAAAACAGAAATCACCTTGCTTTCTAATCTACGACACCGCCATCTGGTCTCTTTAGTTGGCTATTGTTCTGAGAACAAGGAAATGATCCTTGTTTACGACTTTATGCCTCGTGGTACTCTTCGTGATCAACTCTACAAGAGCAAAAAACCTCCACTTTCATGGAAGCTGAGGCTCAGTATATGCATAGGAGCTGCACGAGGACTCCACTACCTCCATACTGGCTCTAAACACATGATCATTCACCGCGATGTGAAGACATCAAATATACTTTTAGACAAGAATTGGGTGGCAAAGGTTTCAGATTTAGGTATATCGAAGGTTGGCCCCAATTTGACAACCCAGAGTAACGCACATGTTACTACTTTAGTGAAAGGTAGTTTTGGATACTTAGATCCAGAATACTATCGGCGAAAGAAATTGACAGAGAAATCAGATGTCTACTCATTCGGTGTTGTACTATTTGAGGTACTTTGTGCTAGGCCAGCTGTGCTAGAAGTGAGGGAGAATGAGGAAGAGGAGCATGAGAAGGTGAATTTGGCACAGTGGGTTATACAATGCTATGAGAGACTAGATCAGATCATCGACCCAAACCTACAGGGAAAGATTGACCCTGAATGTTTCAAAACGTTCACCAATGTAGCAAGGAAATGTTTGGCTGATCAAGGAAATGAACGGCCTTCAATGGGTGATGTATTGTGGAATTTGGAGCTGGCATGGAAGCAGCAAGAGAATGCAGAACTACAAGAGAACCGGGAGTCCGTTAAGCCTAGTTGGAGGGTCAAGGTGGACAGACAAGTGATCCCAGATATCAATGAAGAACACTGCATTTTTGTTAATAATTCTGATCATAACGTAGGAGAAGAATTTTCTGATATCATGGAACTAGTTGGACGTTGA
- the LOC120003141 gene encoding protein CHAPERONE-LIKE PROTEIN OF POR1, chloroplastic-like: protein MGYKMRKLANYAFHAESLTVRTATLYVRPDRLSTGSPLFPRPPVLQTHLHTPKTIPAAAKAGAWRTLVVIPAQRRVLAGSARAGSRADDSAPFEMSVENALELLGVSEGASFSDILRAKNSIVASCKDDPEAVAQVEAAYDMLLMQSLTQRQAGKVASSRIRYADVKSTNAPGTGSMQQWLQATFKNTPVSFEAPSTGNLGIQAGVYGALMVLTYVNGASTSSTAAYAGSDVPGLILGTSFGASLYFMTKKNVKLGKATVITIGGLVAGALAGSVVENWLQVDIVPFLGIHSPAAVVSEFALFSQLLVSLYLR from the exons ATGGGCTATAAGATGAGGAAACTAGCCAACTATGCATTCCATGCTGAAAGCCTAACAGTACGTACTG CTACTCTCTACGTCCGGCCCGACCGCCTCTCTACCGGTTCACCCTTGTTTCCTCGACCACCGGTTCTTCAAACCCATCTCCACACCCCCAAGACCATCCCCGCCGCCGCGAAAGCTGGAGCGTGGAGAACACTGGTGGTGATTCCAGCGCAGCGGCGAGTATTGGCGGGGAGCGCAAGGGCGGGGTCTCGAGCCGATGATTCGGCGCCGTTCGAGATGTCCGTGGAGAACGCGCTCGAGCTACTTGGAGTGTCTGAAGGCGCCTCCTTTAGCGACATCCTTCGCGCCAAGAACTCGATCGTGGCTTCGTGTAAGGACGACCCCGAGGCGGTTGCACAG GTTGAGGCGGCATATGACATGCTGCTTATGCAGAGCTTAACTCAGCGCCAAGCGGGAAAAGTTGCTAGTAGTAGAATCCGGTATGCTGATGTCAAATCTACCAATGCTCCTGGAACAGGATCAATGCAGCAGTGGCTACAGGCTACTTTCAAGAACACACCTGTTTCGTTTGAGGCACCATCGACTGGTAATCTGGGCATACAAGCAGGTGTATATGGAGCATTGATGGTTTTAACATATGTTAATGGAGCTTCCACATCCTCGACAGCAGCTTATGCTGGGAGTGATGTTCCAGGGTTGATATTGGGTACAAGTTTTGGAGCTTCTTTATACTTCATGACCAAAAAGAATGTGAAGTTAG GAAAGGCCACAGTAATAACAATAGGGGGGCTTGTGGCAGGTGCCTTGGCTGGGTCTGTTGTTGAGAACTGGTTGCAAGTAGACATTGTGCCGTTTCTTGGCATACACTCCCCAGCTGCTGTGGTTAGTGAATTTGCACTGTTTTCTCAACTCTTGGTTTCTCTGTATCTACGATAG
- the LOC120002112 gene encoding probable protein phosphatase 2C 60: MLSGLMNLLRACFRPRSQEGLLWYKDHGHHFNGEFSMAVVQANNLLEDQSQIESGSLSLHESGPFGTFVGIYDGHGGPETSRFIADHLFQHLKRFTAEQQSISVDVIRKAYQATEEGFASIVATQWPTKPQIAAVGSCCLVGVVCSGTLYIANLGDSRAVLGRAVKATGEVLAIQLSAEHNACIESVRQELQAMHPDDSQIVVLKHNVWRVKGLIQISRSIGDVYLKKAEFNREPLYAKFRLREPFKRPILSSEPSISMHQLQPHDQFVIFASDGLWEHFSNQEAVDMVQRHPRNGIARKLVKTALQEAAKKREMRYSDLKKIDRGVRRHFHDDITVVVMFLDSNFVSRASAAKSPNVSIRGGGVNLRPNTLAPFTTSTEAGNN, translated from the exons ATGTTATCTGGGTTGATGAACCTTTTGAGGGCCTGTTTTCGGCCAAGGTCCCAAGAGGGGCTCTTATGGTACAAAGATCATGGGCATCACTTCAATGGTGAATTCTCAATGGCTGTAGTGCAGGCCAACAATTTACTGGAGGATCAGAGCCAGATTGAGTCTGGCAGTCTGAGCTTGCACGAGTCTGGTCCATTTGGTACCTTTGTTGGTATTTACGATGGTCATGGCGGTCCAGAGACATCACGTTTTATTGCGGATCACCTCTTTCAGCATCTCAAGA GGTTTACTGCAGAGCAACAGTCAATATCTGTGGATGTAATAAGAAAAGCATATCAAGCGACAGAAGAAGGTTTTGCTTCTATTGTGGCCACGCAATGGCCTACGAAGCCACAAATTGCAGCAGTTGGATCTTGCTGTCTGGTTGGTGTTGTCTGCAGTGGAACTCTTTACATTGCCAACCTGGGTGACTCACGTGCTGTTTTGGGGAGAGCTGTGAAGGCAACTGGGGAAGTTCTGGCCATCCAGCTATCAGCAGAACATAATGCTTGTATAGAGTCTGTGAGGCAGGAGTTGCAAGCCATGCACCCTGATGACTCACAGATTGTAGTTTTAAAACACAATGTATGGCGCGTAAAGGGGCTTATACAG ATTTCTAGATCCATCGGTGATGTATATTTAAAAAAGGCTGAGTTCAACAGGGAGCCTTTATATGCAAAGTTTCGTCTTCGCGAACCTTTCAAAAGACCAATATTGAGTTCAGAACCATCAATTTCCATGCATCAGCTGCAGCCACATGATCAATTTGTCATATTTGCATCTGATGGGCTTTGGGAGCACTTTAGCAATCAAGAAGCAGTTGATATGGTTCAACGTCACCCACGGAAC GGAATCGCTCGGAAGCTAGTAAAGACTGCGCTGCAAGAAGCggcaaagaaaagagaaatgagATATTCCGACCTGAAGAAGATCGACCGTGGTGTACGTCGACATTTCCACGATGACATAACAGTAGTAGTTATGTTTCTTGATTCGAATTTTGTGAGCAGGGCTAGCGCTGCCAAGTCTCCTAATGTATCGATTAGAGGAGGTGGAGTCAACCTGCGTCCAAACACATTGGCTCCCTTTACCACGTCGACGGAAGCTGGCAATAACTGA